One stretch of Zingiber officinale cultivar Zhangliang chromosome 6B, Zo_v1.1, whole genome shotgun sequence DNA includes these proteins:
- the LOC121989770 gene encoding protein At-4/1-like — protein MEGMENCEELETLVRDFDRIYQGYNDALLEIQSLKMSCNCEVMKREALEATCNDFKSENEKLRRSHHESWSKFVDEMTYHAKCQRLTEEIREANIKLLSLGAEHENMIDMVKQECNQKIHDLEKQVSCSLDKQASDQVLINQFQRELVTHETHIDILTGNLEMVTSDLQSKYDAEILELKSQLLAEQNAKNDLQVKLQNTENELQIMKQKQEKQQRDFISLHHVETLKQKIMRLRKENESLKRQVAALNDHHI, from the exons ATGGAAGGGATGGAGAACTGCGAGGAGCTGGAAACCCTAGTACGAGACTTCGATCGGATCTACCAG GGATACAATGATGCACTTTTGGAGATTCAGTCATTGAAGATGAGTTGTAATTGTGAAGTCATGAAACGCGAAGCTCTTGAAGCCACTTGCAATGATTTTAAATCAG AAAATGAAAAGTTAAGAAGGTCACATCATGAATCTTGGAGCAAATTTGTTGATGAG ATGACATATCACGCAAAATGCCAAAGGTTAACCGAGGAAATTAGAGAAGCAAATATCAAACTGCTCAGCCTAGGAGCT GAACATGAAAACATGATTGACATGGTTAAACAAGAGTGCAACCAGAAAATTCACGATCTGGAGAAGCAAGTCAG CTGCTCACTTGATAAGCAAGCTTCAGATCAAGTTTTGATAAATCAGTTTCAACGAGAATTGGTCACACATGAAACACATATAGACATACTGACCGGCAATCTGGAAATGGTTACCTCTGATTTGCAATCTAAAT ATGATGCTGAGATCCTGGAATTAAAATCTCAGCTTCTGGCTGAACAGAATGCGAAAAATGATCTGCAAGTAAAGCTGCAGAATACAGAGAATGAAT TGCAAATTATGAAGCAGAAGCAAGAGAAGCAACAGAGAGATTTCATCTCGCTTCATCACGTGGAAACATTGAAGCAGAAAATCATGAGACTAAGAAAGGAAAATGAGTCCCTGAAGAGGCAAGTTGCGGCCTTGAACGACCATCACATATAA
- the LOC121989769 gene encoding probable protein phosphatase 2C 59 isoform X1, with translation MSYLNSINGAQANGAPVSGGGLSQNLKFSYGYASSPGKRSSMEDFYETRIDCIDDQIVGLFGVFDGHGGAQVAEYVKQNLFSNLLQHPKFISDIKSALADAYKHTDSEFLKCENSQNREAGSTASTAVLVGNRLVVANVGDSRVVICKGGDAIAVSRDHKPDQTDERQRIEDAGGFVMWAGTWRVGGVLAVSRAFGDRHLKRFVVADPEIHEEEVDGSLEFVILASDGLWDVVSNEEAVEMVKSFEDPEQAAKKLLQEAYQRGSADNITCVVVRFLASTDETTRKL, from the exons ATGAGTTATTTGAATTCGATTAACGGTGCTCAAGCCAACGGTGCACCAGTTAGCGGTGGAGGACTcag TCAAAACTTGAAGTTCAGTTATGGATATGCAAGCTCTCCAGGTAAAAGATCTTCAATGGAGGACTTCTATGAGACAAGAATTGATTGTATAGATGACCAAATTGTAGGCTTGTTTGGTGTATTTGATG GTCATGGTGGTGCACAAGTGGCAGAGTATGTAAAACAAAACCTTTTCAGCAATTTACTTCAGCATCCCAAGTTCATTAGTGATATCAAGTCAGCTCTAG CTGATGCATACAAACATACAGATTCAGAGTTTTTAAAATGTGAGAACAGTCAAAATCGAGAGGCTGGTTCGACTGCTTCAACTGCAGTTCTTGTTGGTAATCGTTTAGTTGTAGCAAATGTTGGGGACTCAAGAGTTGTTATATGTAAGGGAGGAGATG CTATAGCTGTCTCAAGGGATCACAAGCCTGACCAAACAGATGAGAGGCAAAGGATTGAGGATGCTGGGGGCTTTGTGATGTGGGCAG GAACATGGCGCGTTGGTGGTGTCCTTGCCGTTTCTCGTGCATTTGGTGATAGGCATTTGAAGCGATTTGTTGTTGCAGATCCGGAAATTCAT GAGGAGGAGGTTGATGGATCTCTCGAGTTCGTAATTCTTGCAAGTGATGGATTATGGGATGTTGTTTCAAATGAG GAAGCTGTGGAGATGGTAAAATCCTTTGAGGATCCAGAACAGGCAGCCAAGAAGCTGTTGCAGGAGGCATATCAAAGAGGCAGTGCAGACAATATAACCTGTGTCGTCGTGCGTTTCTTGGCTAGTACTGATGAAACTACAAGAAAATTGTAG
- the LOC121991615 gene encoding pentatricopeptide repeat-containing protein At2g34400-like, with the protein MLKSKLLNPRFPLPPPPPTPPPPDVSPSCHRHHRILSLLKQCTTLRCFKQIHAHMLTLAVRKPNDLLARLLLLGDLPYSLLLFSQNPRPNDFSFNLVIRALVTLYSRFPLALEFYLRMLRSGLRPDHYTFPFLLLAAANLQSLHHGLAAHASIFKLALHDVDHVQHSLLTMYARCGQVDLARKLFDEIAVRD; encoded by the coding sequence ATGCTCAAATCCAAACTCCTAAACCCCAGATTCCCtttgcctcctcctcctcctactcCGCCGCCGCCCGATGTCTCTCCTTCTTGCCACCGGCACCACCGTATCCTCTCTCTGCTAAAGCAATGCACCACCCTCCGCTGCTTCAAGCAGATCCACGCCCACATGCTCACCCTCGCCGTCCGCAAGCCCAACGACCTCCTCGCCAGGCTCCTCCTCCTCGGCGACCTCCCCTACTCCCTCCTCCTTTTTTCCCAGAACCCCCGCCCCAACGACTTTTCCTTCAACCTCGTGATCCGCGCCCTTGTCACTCTCTACTCACGCTTTCCTCTCGCCCTCGAGTTCTACCTCCGCATGCTTCGCTCCGGCCTCCGGCCCGACCACTACACCTTCCCCTTCCTCCTCCTCGCCGCCGCCAACCTCCAGTCCTTGCACCACGGCCTCGCCGCCCACGCCTCCATCTTCAAGCTCGCCCTTCACGACGTCGACCACGTCCAGCACTCTCTGCTCACCATGTACGCGCGGTGCGGCCAGGTGGACCTCGCCCGCAAGCTGTTCGATGAAATCGCCGTCAGAGATTGA